One part of the Desulfovibrio aminophilus DSM 12254 genome encodes these proteins:
- a CDS encoding hybrid sensor histidine kinase/response regulator: MRSRRPAATSRRCPRRPGEDLVHTLLNAASDHALLLRRDGTVLACNRSMAAIFHLDPGQLAGERIYDFFPLETARKWAESVDRALDGQDCRLEENLIPGLDLETRMHRVTGADGEPDRVAVFSRDVTARKAAERERTRLASAIEQTADAVIVYDENMRVEFINQSFEALTGYSLKDVRGCEPSTFYVGPEQRRCLEEIMDCLARGDIWTGRVSNTCKDNKVIRCEKTLAPIRGKGGSILGYVSVWRDVTEVEILERQLRRAQKMEALGTLAGGIAHDFNNILAPIVLLADIGLCRLPEGDPLRSVFERILKATKRAGDLVRQILGLSRRHESDHPMPVRLATILEECLKLLRPTLPSTIAISLELETKRDVVLADPSQIHQMVINLCTNAAWAMRGSGGALELRVTERDVPKGGDRSFPCVAPGPHVLLSVRDTGHGIDAEHMEHIFEPFFTTRGDGSGTGLGLAVVQNIVDQLRGGVRVRSKPGSGTCFEILLPRSEATAQAIPELSPVPLLEATDGGRILVVDDEVEILDACTMGLTALGYEVTACSRGEEALSLFRDAPHGFDLALTDATMPGMTGPDLVRELLKIEPHLPIILASGHSDLVSREKAWKLGALEYLDKPYGMDQLVVLVRRLLGRGRRSGGEGA, from the coding sequence ATGCGCTCCAGACGCCCTGCCGCCACGTCCCGCCGCTGCCCGCGACGGCCCGGGGAGGATCTCGTCCACACCCTGCTCAACGCCGCCTCGGACCATGCCCTGCTCCTCCGCCGGGACGGCACGGTCCTGGCCTGCAACCGCTCCATGGCCGCCATCTTCCACCTTGATCCCGGGCAACTCGCCGGAGAACGCATCTACGACTTCTTCCCCCTGGAGACGGCCCGAAAATGGGCCGAGTCCGTGGACCGCGCCCTGGACGGACAGGATTGCCGGCTGGAGGAGAACCTCATCCCAGGTCTGGACCTGGAGACGCGCATGCATCGGGTCACGGGAGCAGACGGGGAGCCGGACCGCGTGGCCGTATTCAGCCGGGACGTCACCGCGCGAAAGGCCGCCGAGCGCGAACGCACGCGTCTGGCCTCGGCCATCGAGCAGACTGCCGACGCAGTGATCGTCTACGACGAGAACATGCGCGTGGAATTCATCAACCAGTCCTTCGAAGCCCTCACCGGATACTCGCTCAAGGACGTGCGCGGTTGTGAGCCCTCCACCTTCTATGTCGGCCCCGAACAACGCCGCTGTCTGGAAGAAATCATGGATTGCCTCGCTCGGGGCGATATCTGGACCGGACGCGTGAGCAACACCTGCAAGGACAACAAGGTCATCCGCTGCGAAAAGACCCTGGCGCCCATCCGGGGCAAGGGCGGCAGCATCCTCGGCTACGTGAGCGTCTGGCGCGACGTCACCGAGGTGGAGATCCTCGAACGCCAACTGCGCCGGGCCCAGAAAATGGAGGCCCTCGGCACCCTGGCCGGGGGCATCGCCCACGACTTCAACAATATCCTGGCTCCCATCGTGCTTCTGGCCGACATCGGTCTGTGCCGCCTGCCCGAGGGCGACCCGCTGCGCTCGGTCTTCGAGCGCATTCTCAAGGCCACCAAGCGGGCAGGCGACCTGGTGCGCCAGATTCTCGGTCTGAGCCGCCGCCACGAGTCCGACCACCCCATGCCGGTGCGCCTGGCCACCATCCTGGAGGAATGCCTGAAACTCCTCCGCCCCACCCTGCCGAGCACCATCGCCATCAGCCTGGAACTGGAGACCAAGCGCGACGTGGTCCTGGCCGATCCCTCGCAAATCCACCAGATGGTCATCAATCTCTGCACCAACGCGGCCTGGGCCATGCGCGGCAGCGGCGGGGCCCTGGAGCTGCGCGTCACGGAACGGGATGTGCCCAAGGGCGGGGATCGGTCGTTTCCCTGCGTCGCGCCAGGCCCGCATGTGCTCCTCAGCGTGCGCGACACGGGCCACGGCATCGACGCCGAGCACATGGAGCACATCTTCGAGCCCTTCTTCACCACCCGGGGCGACGGCTCGGGCACCGGCCTGGGCCTGGCCGTGGTCCAGAACATCGTGGACCAGTTGCGCGGCGGGGTACGGGTACGCAGCAAGCCAGGCTCGGGCACCTGCTTCGAGATTCTCCTGCCGCGTTCGGAGGCCACGGCTCAGGCGATCCCGGAACTGTCGCCGGTTCCCCTATTGGAAGCCACGGATGGCGGCCGCATCCTGGTGGTGGACGACGAAGTGGAAATCCTGGACGCCTGCACCATGGGCCTCACGGCCCTCGGTTACGAGGTCACGGCCTGCTCCCGGGGCGAGGAGGCCCTGAGCCTGTTCCGCGATGCGCCGCATGGCTTCGACCTGGCGCTCACCGACGCGACCATGCCGGGAATGACCGGGCCAGATCTTGTGCGCGAACTGCTCAAAATCGAGCCGCATCTGCCGATCATCCTGGCCTCCGGGCACAGCGACCTGGTTTCCCGGGAAAAAGCCTGGAAACTCGGCGCACTGGAATATCTGGACAAACCCTACGGAATGGATCAACTGGTCGTTCTCGTCCGGCGGCTTCTCGGCCGTGGACGGCGCTCCGGAGGGGAAGGCGCATGA
- a CDS encoding 4Fe-4S binding protein: MGTIARIEVKDGNPVAAVQELCVQLLGDDEIAAVLVPRRLPGTNGTMPALITDPAELRDADPLAPSFRINGARMLARLTRGGTDGGLVAAFLRPCEVRAFVELCKLNQGSMENALIISADCPGAFSNADYPTFAGNGDAAEAETDFLRAEGRGNFNGVEIARACAVCDHPSSAEADLSIGIFGQSPDQGLLLLANTPRGEGFMTRLQLPEVVDDGGRSKALGELVAERSAARDRMFEETSAATSDMNGLSTFLAACVNCYNCRMACPVCYCKECVFLTDVFDHKPWQYISWARQRGSLKMPTDTVFFHITRLAHMSTACVGCGQCSNACPNGVPVMELFRTIAASTQRAFEYEAGRNLNEPPPLSVFREREFAEVTGGLE, translated from the coding sequence ATGGGAACCATCGCCAGAATCGAGGTCAAGGACGGCAATCCGGTGGCCGCGGTGCAAGAACTCTGCGTCCAGCTGCTGGGGGACGATGAGATCGCGGCCGTGCTCGTGCCTCGGCGTCTGCCCGGAACCAATGGGACCATGCCCGCGCTCATCACCGATCCGGCCGAGCTGCGGGACGCCGATCCCCTGGCTCCATCCTTCCGCATCAACGGAGCCCGCATGTTGGCCCGGCTCACCCGGGGCGGCACGGATGGCGGCCTGGTGGCGGCTTTCCTGCGGCCTTGCGAGGTTCGGGCTTTCGTGGAGTTGTGCAAGCTGAATCAGGGCAGCATGGAAAACGCCCTGATCATCAGCGCCGACTGTCCAGGGGCCTTTTCCAATGCGGATTATCCCACCTTCGCGGGAAATGGCGACGCGGCAGAGGCCGAGACGGACTTCCTGCGCGCCGAAGGACGGGGAAACTTCAACGGCGTGGAGATCGCGCGGGCCTGCGCGGTCTGCGATCATCCCTCGAGCGCGGAAGCCGACCTGTCCATCGGCATCTTCGGCCAGAGTCCGGATCAGGGTCTGCTGCTTCTGGCCAACACCCCCCGGGGCGAAGGATTTATGACCCGGCTGCAATTGCCCGAGGTCGTCGACGACGGGGGGCGGAGCAAGGCTCTCGGAGAGCTGGTCGCCGAGCGGAGCGCCGCCCGCGACAGGATGTTCGAGGAGACGTCCGCCGCCACCTCGGACATGAACGGCCTGTCCACTTTCCTCGCGGCCTGCGTCAACTGCTACAACTGCCGGATGGCCTGCCCGGTCTGCTATTGCAAGGAGTGCGTCTTCCTCACCGACGTCTTCGACCACAAGCCCTGGCAGTACATCTCCTGGGCCCGTCAGCGCGGCAGCCTGAAGATGCCCACGGACACCGTCTTTTTCCACATCACCCGTCTGGCCCACATGAGCACCGCCTGCGTGGGGTGCGGGCAGTGCTCCAACGCCTGTCCCAACGGGGTACCGGTCATGGAGCTGTTCCGGACCATCGCCGCCTCAACCCAACGTGCTTTCGAGTACGAGGCGGGCCGAAATCTCAATGAGCCCCCGCCGCTGTCGGTGTTCCGGGAGCGGGAATTCGCCGAGGTCACCGGAGGATTGGAGTAG
- a CDS encoding 4Fe-4S binding protein: MKKEYGALVVGAGIGGIRAALDLAETGHKVALIDARPNLGGILTQLDLQFPTDGCGMCKMLPLTQRDQSSQYCLRKGLFHKNIDIFLHTELTALEGDPGKFHASLSRRSTFVDPERCVSCGMCAEVCPVRVPNEFNAGLNERAAVYLPVPHNIPNHYVVDLDSCQRCWRCHEACPTGAIDFRSAQRAGFHVLVVTPDAAAGAELTQWLQDLDFPTRVEGASETAVDRLGGGADCGLLLLDLDLPGGGAERTLRRALELRPGLAVVLLAAPGHEDAADVLLKLGARDVLRKPLVRETAVPWLDKLFMRLASDQSLELEVGAVILAAGFECFNPATAPAGCADILAYGSHPGVLTSVEFERLCSSTGPTGGRMLRPGDEKPLRRIAWLQCVGSRDVKRNADFCSSFCCMISIKEAMLAKKLSGGEAETVIFYMDMRTPGRDYQRYRDEAETSGGVRFVPARPHTLLPGPDGGVLVEYYDYSGELRSEVFDAVVLAVGARPPRSMERLALAAGVEVNPWGFCETKPLAPNRTSRLGVFAAGAFGEPKDIRDSLIQAGAAAMGASRMIRVYRGPREEVVEEEPVYTDVSRQEPRVLMAICTSCPTLERRADMAELRRRMESLPGVARVVEVASACTRQGWEAIRNEAAELHPNRVLIGACLPYAHVPRLRELGEALELNPALMDVVDIHTAAFAGGNGNKSARTNETASLLAMAEAKLLGADPSPLPQATSVSPNALVVGGGLAGMTAAMGIADQGFKVFLVEEAEELGGMAMNLRYTLEGEDPVRFMEDLVEQVEKNPNIRVLKDSRVVLSRGRAGRFVTVIATGEGVAHTLHHGATILATGGREARVYEYGNRVHKCVLTQLELEQRLADGAVDASGLGGVAMIQCWRSRDESRRYCSRICCLSALKNILMLKRRNPGLPIYVFYRDIMSTGFSEHFYTEARRAGAVFVRYTLANKPRVEFEDQRPVITALDPVLGGEIQVRPDLLVLSSGVEPNDAAEVAELFGVGLTEDGFYQEAETKWRPVDFLKHGVFACGLALGPATMRDTLLSSKAAAQRAVRILNEKHLTCGNVVAEVRNTLCSRCGRCIPVCPYGARSLDLEHDAIVVDDLLCQGCGSCMAVCPNSATVLRGFRDEQVMAVIDAALAGSSQSAVVNTGR, from the coding sequence ATGAAGAAGGAATACGGAGCCCTGGTGGTTGGAGCCGGAATCGGAGGCATCCGCGCAGCCCTGGACCTGGCCGAAACCGGGCACAAGGTGGCCCTCATCGACGCCCGGCCGAATCTGGGAGGAATCCTGACGCAGCTCGATCTGCAATTCCCCACGGATGGATGCGGCATGTGCAAGATGCTTCCCCTGACGCAGCGCGACCAGTCGAGCCAGTATTGCCTGCGCAAGGGATTGTTCCACAAGAACATCGACATCTTCCTGCACACCGAGTTGACTGCTCTGGAGGGCGATCCGGGCAAGTTTCACGCCAGCTTGAGTCGCCGCTCCACCTTCGTGGACCCGGAACGTTGCGTGAGTTGCGGCATGTGCGCCGAGGTCTGCCCGGTGCGGGTGCCCAACGAGTTCAACGCCGGGCTGAACGAACGGGCGGCAGTCTATCTGCCCGTGCCGCACAACATCCCCAACCACTACGTGGTGGACCTGGACAGTTGCCAACGCTGCTGGCGTTGTCACGAGGCCTGCCCCACCGGGGCCATCGACTTCCGTTCGGCCCAGCGCGCCGGATTTCATGTCCTGGTGGTCACGCCGGACGCGGCGGCCGGGGCGGAGCTGACGCAATGGCTCCAGGATCTGGATTTCCCCACGCGGGTGGAGGGCGCAAGCGAGACCGCCGTGGACCGACTCGGCGGCGGCGCGGACTGCGGCCTGTTGCTTTTGGATTTGGACCTGCCCGGCGGCGGGGCCGAGCGGACTCTGCGCCGCGCCCTGGAGTTGCGGCCAGGGCTGGCCGTGGTTCTGCTGGCCGCGCCTGGACACGAGGACGCGGCCGATGTCCTGCTCAAGCTCGGCGCACGCGACGTGCTGCGCAAGCCCCTGGTTCGGGAGACGGCGGTGCCCTGGCTGGACAAGCTCTTCATGCGCTTGGCTTCGGACCAGAGTCTGGAGCTGGAGGTTGGCGCGGTGATCCTGGCCGCCGGGTTCGAGTGCTTCAACCCGGCCACGGCCCCGGCCGGATGCGCCGACATTCTGGCCTACGGCTCGCATCCGGGCGTGCTCACCTCCGTGGAGTTCGAGCGCCTGTGCAGCTCCACCGGCCCCACCGGCGGCCGCATGCTCCGGCCCGGGGACGAGAAGCCCCTGCGCCGGATCGCCTGGCTCCAGTGCGTGGGATCACGGGATGTGAAGCGCAACGCGGACTTCTGCTCCTCCTTCTGCTGCATGATCTCCATCAAGGAAGCCATGCTGGCCAAGAAGCTGTCGGGGGGCGAGGCCGAAACGGTCATTTTCTACATGGACATGCGTACGCCGGGGCGGGACTATCAGCGCTACCGCGACGAGGCCGAAACCTCGGGCGGGGTCCGTTTCGTGCCCGCCCGTCCGCATACCTTGCTGCCCGGACCGGACGGCGGCGTGCTGGTGGAATATTACGACTATTCCGGTGAATTGCGTTCGGAGGTCTTCGATGCCGTGGTTCTTGCCGTGGGCGCCAGACCGCCCCGTTCCATGGAGCGCTTGGCCTTGGCCGCCGGGGTCGAGGTCAACCCGTGGGGTTTCTGCGAAACGAAGCCCCTGGCCCCCAACCGCACGAGCCGACTGGGCGTGTTCGCGGCCGGAGCCTTCGGAGAGCCCAAGGACATTCGCGACTCCTTGATCCAGGCCGGAGCGGCGGCCATGGGAGCCTCGCGCATGATCCGCGTCTACCGCGGGCCGCGTGAGGAGGTGGTGGAGGAGGAGCCGGTCTACACCGATGTTTCCCGCCAGGAACCCCGGGTGCTCATGGCCATCTGCACGTCCTGTCCGACTCTGGAGCGCCGGGCGGACATGGCCGAGCTGCGGCGGCGCATGGAGTCCCTGCCCGGGGTGGCCCGGGTGGTCGAGGTGGCTTCCGCCTGCACACGCCAGGGCTGGGAGGCCATCAGGAACGAGGCCGCCGAGCTGCACCCCAACCGGGTGCTCATTGGGGCCTGTCTGCCGTACGCCCACGTGCCGCGTCTGCGGGAGCTGGGCGAGGCGCTCGAACTCAACCCCGCGCTCATGGACGTGGTGGACATCCACACCGCCGCATTCGCCGGGGGCAACGGGAATAAGTCCGCGCGGACAAACGAGACGGCCTCTCTGTTGGCCATGGCCGAGGCCAAGTTGCTGGGGGCGGATCCCTCGCCCCTGCCACAGGCCACGTCGGTTTCGCCCAATGCCCTGGTGGTGGGCGGCGGACTGGCGGGCATGACCGCCGCCATGGGCATCGCGGACCAGGGGTTCAAGGTCTTCCTGGTGGAAGAGGCCGAAGAGTTGGGCGGCATGGCCATGAACCTGCGCTACACTCTTGAGGGAGAAGATCCCGTCCGCTTCATGGAAGATCTGGTGGAGCAGGTGGAGAAGAACCCCAACATCCGCGTGCTCAAGGACTCCCGTGTGGTGCTCTCGCGCGGGCGGGCCGGACGTTTCGTGACCGTCATCGCCACCGGCGAGGGCGTGGCCCACACCCTGCACCACGGAGCCACCATCCTGGCCACCGGCGGCCGGGAAGCCCGGGTCTACGAATACGGCAACAGGGTGCACAAGTGCGTGCTGACCCAGTTGGAGCTGGAGCAGCGTTTGGCCGATGGCGCGGTGGACGCCTCCGGGCTCGGCGGGGTCGCCATGATCCAGTGTTGGCGCTCGCGCGACGAGTCGCGCCGCTATTGCAGCCGGATTTGCTGCCTGAGCGCGCTGAAGAACATTCTCATGCTCAAGCGTCGCAATCCCGGCTTGCCCATCTACGTCTTCTACCGCGACATCATGAGCACGGGCTTCTCGGAGCACTTCTACACCGAGGCCCGGCGCGCCGGGGCCGTGTTCGTCCGCTACACCCTGGCGAACAAGCCGCGCGTGGAGTTCGAGGACCAGAGGCCGGTGATCACCGCCCTGGACCCCGTCCTGGGAGGTGAGATTCAGGTGCGGCCGGATCTGCTCGTGCTTTCCAGCGGCGTTGAGCCCAACGACGCCGCCGAGGTGGCCGAACTCTTCGGCGTGGGGCTGACCGAGGACGGCTTCTACCAGGAGGCCGAGACCAAGTGGCGGCCGGTGGACTTCCTCAAGCACGGCGTCTTCGCCTGCGGCCTGGCCCTTGGACCGGCCACCATGCGCGACACGCTCCTTTCGTCCAAGGCCGCCGCCCAGCGGGCCGTGCGCATTCTGAACGAGAAGCACCTCACTTGCGGCAACGTGGTGGCCGAGGTCCGCAACACCCTTTGCTCGCGCTGCGGCCGCTGCATCCCGGTCTGCCCGTATGGGGCGCGGTCCCTGGACCTGGAGCACGACGCCATCGTGGTGGACGACCTGCTCTGTCAGGGCTGCGGTTCGTGCATGGCGGTCTGTCCCAACAGCGCCACCGTGTTGCGCGGCTTCCGCGACGAGCAGGTCATGGCCGTGATCGACGCGGCCCTGGCCGGATCGTCCCAGTCCGCGGTCGTGAACACCGGACGGTGA
- a CDS encoding hydrogenase iron-sulfur subunit, which translates to MEELVVVPQTESRTVPGESFEPAIVAFVCNWCTYTAADLAGTARMVQSPNVRLVRMMCTGMVDPKYVIKALLSGADAVLVSGCHPGDCHYINGNYKARRRIKLLKEILPRFGIDERRLKLTWVGASEGNEFAATVNSFVAEIKELGPIDTRRLPLL; encoded by the coding sequence ATGGAAGAACTGGTCGTCGTTCCGCAAACGGAATCCCGGACAGTCCCGGGGGAGAGCTTCGAGCCCGCCATCGTGGCCTTTGTCTGCAACTGGTGTACTTACACCGCCGCCGATTTGGCGGGCACCGCGCGCATGGTCCAGTCGCCCAACGTCCGCCTGGTGCGCATGATGTGCACCGGCATGGTCGATCCCAAGTATGTCATCAAGGCCCTTCTGAGCGGGGCCGACGCCGTGCTCGTCTCCGGCTGTCACCCCGGGGACTGCCACTACATCAACGGCAACTACAAGGCCCGCCGGCGCATCAAGCTGCTCAAGGAGATCCTGCCGCGCTTCGGCATCGACGAGCGGCGGCTCAAGTTGACCTGGGTGGGCGCAAGCGAGGGCAACGAATTCGCCGCCACGGTCAATTCCTTCGTGGCCGAGATCAAGGAGCTGGGGCCCATCGACACCCGGCGCCTGCCCTTGCTCTGA
- a CDS encoding sigma-54-dependent transcriptional regulator, producing MTQPRVLIVDDDAMLRDALQTAVEQMGCTADGAGTLKEGLAMAEAGDYDVVVLDVRMPDGSGLDCLGRFQECPSNPEVIILTGVGDPDGAELAIRSGAWSYIAKPPTLNKIRLPLQRAIEHHRGKSKLLPLGLKRSGIIGDSRAVRRCLDLAAQAAVTDASVLITGETGTGKELFARAIHDNSARADEPFVVVDCAAMPEQLVESQLFGYERGAFTGADRRFEGLVRQAHRGTLFLDEIGELPLAVQKSFLRVLQDGCYRPVGGVKEVRSEFRLVVATNRDLDAMVEQGRFRQDLLFRVRTMTLNLPRLKNRHGDIALLCRHFLARQCRLNGLPAKRISPDYLDALESYDWPGNVRELLHAVERSLAAALNDPVLVPAHLPTNIRVSLARASVPNREPSVEKPGAAGDEPFPSLKEVRLQAVAEVESRYLRDLLAEAGGDIQQACALSGLSRARLYALLKKYDLP from the coding sequence ATGACCCAGCCGCGCGTGCTCATCGTGGACGACGACGCCATGCTCCGCGACGCGCTCCAAACCGCCGTGGAGCAGATGGGCTGCACGGCGGACGGCGCGGGCACCCTCAAGGAGGGCCTGGCCATGGCGGAGGCCGGGGACTACGACGTGGTCGTTCTGGACGTGCGCATGCCCGACGGCAGCGGCCTGGACTGCCTGGGCCGTTTCCAGGAGTGTCCATCGAATCCCGAGGTCATCATCCTCACCGGCGTTGGCGATCCAGACGGCGCGGAACTGGCCATCCGCAGCGGCGCCTGGAGTTACATCGCCAAGCCCCCCACCCTGAATAAGATCCGTCTGCCGCTCCAACGGGCCATCGAGCACCACCGGGGCAAGAGCAAGCTCCTTCCCCTGGGGCTCAAACGCAGCGGCATCATCGGAGACAGCCGAGCCGTGCGGCGCTGTCTGGACCTGGCGGCCCAGGCTGCGGTCACCGACGCCTCGGTGCTCATCACCGGCGAGACCGGCACGGGCAAGGAACTCTTCGCCCGGGCCATCCACGACAACAGCGCCCGGGCCGATGAGCCCTTCGTGGTGGTGGATTGCGCCGCCATGCCGGAACAGCTGGTGGAAAGCCAGCTCTTCGGCTATGAACGGGGAGCCTTCACCGGCGCGGACCGCCGTTTCGAAGGTTTGGTGCGCCAAGCTCACCGGGGCACCCTCTTCCTGGACGAGATCGGGGAACTGCCGCTGGCGGTGCAGAAATCCTTTTTGAGGGTTCTGCAGGACGGCTGCTACCGGCCGGTAGGCGGTGTCAAGGAAGTCCGTAGTGAATTCCGCCTGGTGGTGGCCACCAACCGTGATCTGGATGCCATGGTGGAACAGGGACGTTTCCGTCAGGATCTGCTCTTCCGTGTGCGGACCATGACCCTCAACCTGCCGCGCCTCAAGAACCGACATGGGGACATCGCCTTGCTCTGCCGCCATTTCCTGGCCCGACAATGTCGGCTCAACGGCCTCCCGGCCAAGCGCATCTCGCCGGATTACCTGGACGCCCTGGAGAGCTATGACTGGCCAGGAAACGTCCGCGAACTGCTCCACGCCGTGGAACGCTCCCTGGCCGCAGCCCTGAACGACCCGGTGCTCGTCCCGGCGCATCTGCCCACGAACATCCGGGTGAGTCTGGCGCGTGCCTCCGTGCCCAACCGGGAACCATCGGTCGAGAAGCCGGGGGCGGCTGGCGACGAACCATTTCCTTCGCTGAAGGAAGTCCGGCTCCAGGCCGTGGCCGAAGTGGAGTCGCGCTATCTCCGTGATCTGTTGGCCGAAGCTGGGGGCGACATCCAGCAAGCCTGCGCCTTGTCCGGCCTGTCCCGGGCCCGCCTGTACGCTTTGTTGAAAAAGTACGATCTGCCCTGA
- a CDS encoding CoB--CoM heterodisulfide reductase iron-sulfur subunit A family protein, producing MASRIGVYVCHCGTNIAGRVDSAGVARFAAGLKNVVVARDYKFMCSDPGQDMIIKDIREMGLTRVVVASCSPRLHEKTFQKACQRGGLNPFLFQMTCIREHCSWVVADPGEATAKARNLVAAAVSRVNYHDELHSRVEAVHPDVLVVGGGIAGIQAALDIAKSGHKVHLVEKGPSIGGHMAQFDKTFPTLDCAACISTPKMVAVAQEPNINLMTMSEVVEVKGYVGNYTVRVRTAPRYVNQDLCTGCGLCMEKCPKSVTSEFEEGIGKRKAIHRNSPQSVPNTPVIDPAVCIHFVKGKCGACEKHCPSGAIDFQQTESFLDLQVGTVVLATGFDILDPSSLPQYGFGRYPEVYTGLQFERLNNAVGPTGGKIVMKNGRPPESVGIIHCVGSRDANHHPYCSRVCCMYALKYDHLIKDKVGHATRVYNFYIDMRCFGKGYEEFYRRVQEEGVTFIRGRPAEITDRASTPAEKGKLVVVCEDTLLGRTLRVPVDMVVLCTAMTPRRDASDVARVFGISQGQDGFFLEEHPKLGPVSTATDGIFLAGTCQGPKDIPDAVAHASGGAGQALALAARGEVDISPTVSWINPDICVGCKMCIDLCAYSAIEFDERRKVSVINEAMCKGCGSCAGHCPSGAAQIRHFNGKQVFAEMEGLLSPTPEAPGAEAV from the coding sequence ATGGCCAGCAGAATCGGTGTGTACGTATGCCATTGCGGCACGAACATCGCCGGCAGGGTGGATTCGGCGGGCGTGGCGCGCTTCGCGGCGGGACTCAAGAACGTGGTCGTGGCCCGGGATTACAAATTCATGTGTTCGGACCCGGGGCAGGACATGATCATCAAGGACATCCGGGAGATGGGCCTGACCCGGGTGGTGGTGGCGTCCTGTTCGCCGCGGCTGCACGAGAAGACCTTCCAGAAGGCCTGCCAACGCGGCGGGCTGAACCCCTTTCTCTTTCAGATGACCTGCATCCGGGAGCATTGCTCCTGGGTAGTGGCCGATCCGGGAGAGGCCACGGCCAAGGCCCGCAACTTGGTGGCCGCGGCGGTGTCCCGGGTCAATTACCATGACGAACTGCATTCCCGCGTGGAGGCCGTACACCCCGACGTGCTCGTGGTGGGCGGCGGAATCGCCGGAATCCAGGCCGCCCTGGACATCGCCAAGTCGGGCCACAAGGTCCACCTCGTGGAGAAGGGGCCTTCCATCGGCGGTCACATGGCCCAGTTCGACAAGACCTTCCCGACCCTGGACTGCGCGGCCTGCATCTCCACGCCCAAGATGGTGGCCGTGGCCCAGGAACCGAACATCAATCTCATGACCATGAGCGAGGTGGTGGAGGTCAAGGGCTACGTGGGGAACTACACGGTGCGGGTGCGGACCGCGCCGCGCTATGTGAACCAGGATCTCTGCACGGGCTGCGGCCTGTGCATGGAGAAGTGCCCCAAGAGCGTGACCAGCGAGTTCGAGGAAGGCATCGGCAAGCGCAAGGCCATCCACCGCAACTCGCCCCAGAGCGTGCCCAACACCCCGGTGATCGACCCCGCCGTCTGCATCCATTTCGTCAAAGGCAAGTGCGGAGCCTGCGAGAAGCATTGCCCCTCCGGGGCCATCGATTTCCAGCAGACCGAATCCTTCCTGGACCTGCAGGTGGGCACCGTGGTTCTGGCCACCGGCTTCGACATCCTCGACCCGTCCAGCCTGCCGCAGTATGGCTTCGGCCGCTATCCCGAAGTCTACACAGGGTTGCAGTTTGAACGTCTGAACAACGCCGTGGGCCCCACAGGCGGCAAGATCGTGATGAAGAACGGCCGTCCGCCGGAGAGCGTGGGCATCATCCATTGCGTGGGCAGCCGCGACGCGAATCATCATCCGTACTGTTCCCGGGTCTGCTGCATGTACGCCCTGAAGTACGACCACCTCATCAAGGACAAGGTCGGTCACGCCACCCGGGTCTACAATTTCTACATCGACATGCGCTGTTTCGGAAAGGGCTATGAGGAATTTTACCGCCGGGTCCAGGAGGAGGGCGTGACCTTCATCCGGGGCCGGCCGGCCGAGATCACCGACCGCGCGTCCACTCCCGCCGAGAAGGGCAAGCTCGTGGTGGTCTGCGAGGACACGCTGCTGGGACGCACCCTGCGTGTCCCCGTGGACATGGTGGTGCTCTGCACGGCCATGACGCCTCGGCGCGACGCCTCGGACGTAGCCCGGGTCTTCGGCATCAGCCAGGGCCAGGACGGCTTCTTCCTGGAGGAGCACCCCAAGCTCGGGCCGGTATCCACGGCCACCGACGGCATCTTCCTGGCCGGAACCTGCCAGGGGCCCAAGGACATCCCCGACGCCGTGGCTCACGCCTCGGGCGGCGCTGGACAGGCCCTGGCCTTGGCGGCGCGCGGCGAGGTGGACATCTCGCCCACGGTCTCCTGGATCAACCCGGACATCTGCGTGGGCTGCAAGATGTGCATCGACCTCTGCGCCTACTCGGCCATCGAGTTCGACGAGCGGCGCAAGGTCTCGGTGATCAACGAGGCCATGTGCAAGGGCTGCGGCAGCTGCGCCGGCCACTGCCCCAGCGGGGCGGCCCAGATCCGCCATTTCAACGGCAAGCAGGTCTTCGCGGAGATGGAGGGGCTTCTGAGCCCGACTCCGGAAGCGCCCGGCGCGGAAGCCGTCTGA